Sequence from the Rhodococcus jostii RHA1 genome:
GCAGGCGCAGCGGGCGATCGAGGGAACGCTCCCCGGCGCACTCGCCATCGAACGCAACGTCCTCGAGTGGCGTTGCGATCCCACCAGCTCGGCGCACCTGGCGCTCGCGGTGGACCACGACGTCGAGTGGATCATCGTCTGCTCCGAGGGCTACACGTCGAGTCTCGCCGCGGCGGCGCTGCAGCAGCTGGGTCTGCACAAGGCGACCGATCTCGTCGGCGGGTACAAGGCGATCAAGGCTGCGGGGTTGCTGGGCTCGCTCATCGCCACGCAGCACTGCGTGCGGGAGCTGGCCACCGTCTCGGCTCACTAACGGCGAGCCGTCGCATGACGCTGACGGCGAGCCGTCGCATGACGCTGACGGCGAGCCGTCGCATGACGCCGACGGCGAGCCGTCGAGTTGGTGCTGACCTCTGAATAGGGGCACGCGCGGGCGTCGATTAGGCTGGTGACCCGTGAGTGAAGTAGCAGCCCAGCCAGTCGACGACACCCCCGAGCAGCTTCGCATCCGCCAGGAGAAGCGTGAGCGCATCCTCGCGGAGGGACGCGAGGCGTACCCGGTGTCGGTGGCGCGCACCCACTCGCTGGCGGAGATCCGGGCCAAGTACCCGGAACTCGAGCCCGACACGGCCACCGGCGACCAGGTCGGTGTCGTCGGCCGGGTGATCTTCGTGCGCAACACGGGCAAGTTGT
This genomic interval carries:
- a CDS encoding rhodanese-like domain-containing protein; the encoded protein is MNIDQMLEEARTQIDRMYAFELPEAVARGAIVVDIRPQAQRAIEGTLPGALAIERNVLEWRCDPTSSAHLALAVDHDVEWIIVCSEGYTSSLAAAALQQLGLHKATDLVGGYKAIKAAGLLGSLIATQHCVRELATVSAH